The following coding sequences lie in one Listeria ivanovii subsp. londoniensis genomic window:
- the serC gene encoding 3-phosphoserine/phosphohydroxythreonine transaminase codes for MERVYNFSAGPAVLPVPVLEKVQRELLSYNGSGMSVMELSHRSELFQSIMDDADSLIRELMEIPENYKVLFLQGGASLQFNMVPMNLANGKKAVYVNTGSWAKKAISEAKKMQGVEVEVIASSEDRNFSYIPEIPPVSSDAAYLHVTTNNTIEGTAMFDVPESAVPIVADMSSNILSSVYDVKKFGLIYAGAQKNIGPAGLTLVIVRDDLIGQVEGLPSMLDFKVQADNDSMYNTPPTFAIYIAKLVFEWIKEQGGVAGIEALNRKKAALLYEYIDASDFFASPVEPSARSLTNIPFVTSSTDFDQAFVKEAEANGFVNLKGHRSVGGMRASLYNAFPLEGVEALITFMEKFANARKGGEVRV; via the coding sequence GTGGAACGTGTTTATAATTTTTCGGCAGGTCCGGCTGTATTACCAGTACCGGTACTTGAAAAGGTTCAAAGAGAATTGCTCTCTTACAATGGTTCAGGAATGTCGGTAATGGAACTGAGTCATCGGTCAGAATTATTTCAAAGCATTATGGACGATGCGGATAGTTTAATTCGAGAATTGATGGAGATTCCAGAAAATTACAAAGTACTATTTTTGCAAGGTGGCGCAAGTTTACAGTTTAATATGGTGCCAATGAACCTTGCAAATGGGAAAAAAGCAGTTTATGTAAACACTGGATCTTGGGCTAAAAAAGCAATTTCAGAGGCTAAAAAAATGCAGGGTGTTGAGGTGGAAGTGATTGCTTCATCCGAAGATCGTAATTTCAGTTATATTCCTGAAATTCCCCCTGTTTCTAGTGATGCGGCTTACTTACATGTAACTACAAATAATACAATCGAAGGAACAGCGATGTTTGATGTGCCAGAATCCGCTGTACCAATCGTTGCAGATATGTCTTCTAATATTTTATCTAGCGTCTATGATGTGAAAAAATTTGGACTTATTTATGCTGGGGCTCAAAAAAACATTGGTCCTGCTGGGCTGACATTAGTAATTGTTCGGGATGATTTAATTGGTCAAGTGGAGGGACTTCCTTCCATGCTTGATTTTAAAGTGCAAGCAGACAATGATTCCATGTACAATACGCCACCAACTTTTGCTATCTATATTGCAAAACTTGTATTTGAATGGATTAAAGAGCAAGGAGGGGTTGCTGGCATTGAAGCATTAAATCGTAAAAAAGCAGCTTTACTATATGAGTATATTGATGCGTCAGATTTCTTCGCTTCACCAGTTGAACCGTCTGCCAGATCGCTTACAAATATTCCGTTTGTAACGAGTTCAACAGATTTTGATCAAGCTTTTGTCAAAGAAGCAGAAGCGAATGGTTTTGTTAACTTAAAAGGACATCGCTCTGTTGGTGGAATGCGAGCAAGCCTTTACAATGCATTTCCTCTTGAAGGGGTGGAAGCACTAATTACCTTTATGGAAAAATTTGCGAATGCGCGAAAAGGGGGAGAAGTACGTGTTTAA
- a CDS encoding phosphoglycerate dehydrogenase encodes MFNIQTFNAIAKEGLKTFDLEKYVIDANQPADGILLRSYNLHDFDFPDTVKAVARAGAGVNNIPVESCSEKGIVVFNTPGANANAVKELVLASLFVSARPILEGTEWVKELPAVDDVEQKVEAGKKAFAGTELAGKKLGIIGLGAIGALVANDALALGMDVVGYDPFVSVDTAWRISKEVERAMTIEEVLATCDYLTVHVPLTDKTRGMFNADTLSLVKDNAVLLNFSRGELVDTTSIKEALSAGLLRLYITDFATKELLGHKKVHVFPHLGASTEEAETNCAKMAAKELQAYLETGSIKNSVNYPNVEMPYNGHPRIGICHQNIPNMVGQITTELGKYSLNILDMTNRSKNEYAYTLIDIDKETQANLEQLKRDLLAVQGVLRVRVIEPLGVTV; translated from the coding sequence GTGTTTAATATCCAAACGTTTAATGCAATTGCTAAAGAAGGATTAAAAACATTTGATCTGGAAAAGTATGTGATTGATGCGAATCAACCTGCAGATGGGATTTTACTACGTAGTTATAACCTGCACGATTTTGATTTTCCAGATACGGTGAAAGCTGTTGCCAGAGCAGGAGCCGGGGTTAATAATATTCCGGTAGAAAGTTGCTCTGAAAAAGGAATTGTTGTATTTAACACACCAGGTGCCAATGCGAATGCTGTAAAAGAATTAGTACTCGCCAGTCTATTTGTTTCTGCTAGACCGATTTTAGAAGGAACGGAATGGGTGAAAGAATTACCAGCCGTTGATGATGTTGAGCAAAAAGTGGAAGCTGGCAAAAAAGCTTTCGCAGGAACAGAACTTGCGGGCAAAAAACTTGGAATTATCGGTTTAGGCGCAATTGGTGCATTAGTTGCCAATGATGCCCTTGCTCTTGGCATGGATGTAGTTGGTTATGATCCTTTCGTTTCGGTAGATACCGCATGGAGGATTTCTAAAGAAGTAGAACGAGCAATGACGATAGAAGAAGTGCTTGCGACATGTGATTATCTAACTGTTCACGTACCTTTAACAGATAAAACCCGTGGGATGTTTAACGCGGATACACTCTCACTTGTGAAAGATAATGCGGTACTATTAAACTTTTCACGTGGCGAGTTAGTGGATACGACTTCCATTAAAGAAGCTTTAAGCGCTGGACTTTTACGTTTATATATTACTGATTTTGCTACAAAAGAATTATTAGGACATAAAAAAGTGCATGTGTTTCCTCATTTAGGGGCATCAACAGAAGAAGCAGAAACTAACTGTGCCAAAATGGCTGCGAAAGAATTGCAAGCATATTTGGAGACTGGCAGTATCAAGAACTCTGTTAACTACCCTAATGTAGAAATGCCATACAACGGACATCCGCGAATTGGTATTTGTCATCAAAATATTCCCAATATGGTTGGACAGATTACAACGGAATTAGGGAAATATTCTTTAAATATTTTAGATATGACTAATCGTAGTAAAAATGAATATGCTTATACATTAATTGATATTGATAAAGAAACACAAGCTAATTTGGAACAATTAAAACGGGACTTATTGGCTGTTCAAGGTGTTTTGCGTGTGCGTGTTATTGAACCATTGGGTGTAACTGTTTAA
- a CDS encoding DUF1015 domain-containing protein, whose amino-acid sequence MVKIRPFKAIRPIKNLAEKVASLPYDVLNSDEARELGDNNQYSFLHIDKAEIDLSKDISPYDPAVYQKAADNLEQFELDGWLGREANPAFYIYQLTMNGRPQTGLVVCTSIDDYTEGKIKKHELTREEKELDRIRHVDTCDANTSPIFLTYRGKEAINTLVDSWVKENEPEYDFKSFHGVEHKVWAITDAYILEALSAAFSEVPTFYIADGHHRTESAVKVGLKRRMEHPNAGPEAEFNFFLSVVFPEEQLEILDYNRVVNVPIEADFLEKISASFDLEKVGKTAFKPEKPKQVGMYLDGNWYKLTAKSDVIPSDVIGQLDVSILQTQILTPIFGIEDIRRDKRIDFVGGIRGLNELERLVDNGSHSVAFAMYPPTMDDLLSVADASEIMPPKSTWFEPKLLSGLFVHDLESK is encoded by the coding sequence ATGGTAAAGATTCGACCATTTAAAGCAATTCGCCCCATAAAAAATTTGGCGGAGAAAGTAGCTTCATTACCTTACGATGTACTTAATTCGGATGAGGCGCGTGAGTTAGGAGATAATAATCAGTATTCATTTTTACATATTGATAAGGCGGAAATTGATTTGAGTAAAGATATTTCCCCTTACGACCCTGCAGTTTATCAAAAAGCGGCTGATAATCTAGAGCAATTTGAACTTGATGGTTGGCTTGGGAGAGAAGCGAATCCCGCATTTTATATTTATCAGCTAACGATGAACGGACGACCACAAACGGGGCTGGTTGTTTGTACGTCAATTGATGATTATACAGAAGGAAAAATTAAAAAACATGAATTAACACGAGAAGAAAAAGAGTTAGATCGAATTCGGCACGTGGACACATGCGATGCGAATACGAGTCCGATTTTCTTAACTTATCGAGGAAAAGAAGCAATTAATACGCTTGTAGATTCATGGGTGAAAGAAAATGAACCTGAATATGACTTTAAGAGTTTTCATGGCGTAGAGCACAAGGTTTGGGCTATCACAGATGCATATATTCTAGAAGCCCTTTCAGCGGCGTTTTCAGAGGTTCCCACATTTTATATAGCAGATGGACACCATAGGACAGAATCAGCCGTTAAGGTCGGCTTGAAGCGTCGTATGGAGCATCCTAATGCTGGACCAGAAGCAGAATTCAATTTCTTTTTATCGGTCGTTTTCCCTGAAGAACAACTGGAGATTTTAGATTATAACCGGGTTGTTAATGTACCAATTGAAGCGGATTTCCTTGAAAAAATTAGTGCGAGTTTTGATTTAGAAAAGGTTGGGAAAACGGCTTTCAAACCAGAAAAACCAAAACAAGTTGGTATGTATTTAGATGGTAATTGGTATAAATTAACAGCGAAAAGTGATGTGATACCAAGTGATGTAATTGGGCAGTTGGACGTTTCCATCTTACAAACGCAAATTTTAACACCGATTTTTGGAATTGAAGATATTCGTCGTGATAAGCGAATTGATTTTGTTGGCGGAATTCGCGGGTTAAACGAACTAGAGCGATTGGTAGATAATGGTAGCCATTCCGTTGCATTTGCGATGTATCCCCCAACGATGGATGATTTACTTAGTGTGGCTGATGCATCAGAAATTATGCCACCAAAGTCAACATGGTTTGAACCCAAATTGCTAAGTGGACTGTTTGTACATGATTTAGAAAGCAAATAA
- a CDS encoding immunoglobulin-like domain-containing protein, translating into MSKKWKIKQGIRLTSMAFLITGLVISPIHLATTTSQATAATTSKEKNLTSDVAIIALENGDFETPAVPSNRVSQLFNASSVPGWDTTDSSGKIEIQKNGFVPSSKIPAVIAQSGKQWAELNAYENSALYQDVATTPGTKVHWQVYHKGRLGTDVALVEFGEPGGALVEQAKMSDGTTDWGLYKGTYTIPEGQTTTRFQFRAVSSSSGNTGIGNYLDNVQFATASNLQVEGAFSNTSIKVHDSVDYQIQAINNGGMPAANSTFSVQIPAELSYTPGTLSSTDTSITSENYDKSTRTLTFTTGNIKKDASINISIPLTAEKETTAATPDTDVVYNDENFEDETTTAEATDSSTKITSNDAPAITGETNTILQPGETFDPIKTITATDKEDGDLTDKVKITNNPVDTSKSGTYEVSYEVTDSDGNTATFIRTVIVTEAPVITGENETRLNPHDAFDDPMSTITATDKEDGDLTDKVKITNNTVDIHTPGSYEVSYEVTDSDGNKTTFKRTVIMTEAPTISGDSEIVLNPNASFDPMSSITANDAEDGNITQNVQITNNSVDTSKPGSYEVTYQVTDSDSNKATFTCTVIVTEAPVITGDNETVLNPNAPFDPMSSITATDKEDGNVTKNIKVVSNTVDTSTPGTYEVAYKVTDIDGNISTFTRTVVVTEPPIINGDSESHINPNAVFDPMNTMEAKDKEDGNITQDIEVLNNPVDASTPGTYEVTYEVTDSDGNKTRFTRTVIVTEAPIITGDSETHLTPKDNFDPMDTITANDKEDGDLTNQVEIISNNVNTNIPGNYQTVYEVTDADGNITTFTRTVVVQIIVQPEIQPSDITNPPINIQPGKTIVTEKTFTPNTVEKISLPKTGDHSQAPNGLAGIGLLAVGVFVLLRGRK; encoded by the coding sequence ATTTCGAAACGCCAGCTGTACCATCTAACAGAGTTTCTCAACTTTTTAATGCTTCTAGCGTTCCTGGTTGGGATACAACTGATAGTAGTGGTAAAATTGAAATTCAAAAAAATGGCTTTGTACCCTCTTCAAAAATACCAGCTGTTATCGCACAAAGTGGTAAGCAGTGGGCTGAATTAAATGCCTATGAAAACTCAGCACTCTATCAAGACGTTGCTACAACACCTGGAACTAAAGTACATTGGCAGGTTTATCATAAAGGAAGATTGGGGACTGATGTCGCTTTAGTAGAGTTTGGTGAACCTGGAGGCGCTCTCGTAGAACAAGCCAAAATGTCAGATGGAACAACCGATTGGGGTCTTTACAAAGGTACCTACACTATTCCAGAAGGGCAAACCACAACCCGATTCCAGTTCAGAGCTGTAAGTAGTTCAAGTGGAAACACAGGAATAGGCAATTATTTAGATAATGTCCAGTTTGCAACAGCTTCCAACCTCCAAGTAGAAGGAGCTTTCTCTAACACTAGCATTAAAGTACATGATAGCGTTGATTATCAAATTCAAGCAATCAACAATGGTGGAATGCCTGCAGCAAATAGTACTTTTTCCGTCCAAATTCCCGCTGAGCTATCCTACACACCAGGAACCCTTTCATCTACTGATACAAGCATTACTAGCGAAAACTATGACAAATCCACTCGTACACTCACATTTACAACCGGAAATATAAAAAAAGATGCTTCGATAAATATTAGTATTCCATTAACAGCTGAAAAAGAAACGACAGCGGCAACACCTGATACGGATGTTGTTTATAATGATGAAAATTTTGAAGACGAAACTACCACCGCTGAAGCAACTGACTCTTCTACTAAAATCACTAGTAATGACGCACCGGCAATTACAGGAGAAACAAACACGATTCTTCAGCCTGGTGAGACTTTTGATCCTATAAAAACAATTACAGCGACGGATAAAGAAGATGGTGACTTAACGGACAAAGTGAAAATTACTAATAATCCAGTCGATACGTCCAAATCTGGCACATATGAAGTGAGCTATGAAGTGACAGATAGCGATGGAAATACGGCTACCTTTATACGAACTGTCATTGTCACCGAAGCTCCTGTCATTACTGGGGAAAATGAAACTCGTTTAAATCCCCATGATGCTTTTGATGACCCTATGAGTACAATTACAGCGACAGATAAAGAAGATGGCGATTTAACAGACAAAGTGAAAATAACGAACAATACAGTAGATATTCATACACCAGGAAGCTATGAAGTGAGTTATGAAGTGACAGATAGCGATGGCAACAAAACTACCTTTAAACGAACAGTTATCATGACAGAAGCTCCTACTATTTCTGGTGACAGTGAAATCGTGCTTAATCCTAATGCTAGTTTTGATCCAATGAGCTCCATTACAGCCAATGATGCAGAAGATGGTAATATTACGCAAAATGTCCAAATAACAAATAATTCAGTAGACACTTCTAAACCAGGAAGCTATGAAGTTACTTATCAGGTAACAGATAGTGATAGCAACAAAGCTACCTTCACCTGTACAGTTATCGTGACAGAAGCTCCTGTCATTACTGGGGACAACGAAACAGTCCTAAACCCTAACGCCCCTTTTGACCCAATGAGCTCCATTACAGCAACTGATAAAGAAGATGGCAATGTAACAAAAAATATTAAAGTAGTTAGTAACACAGTCGATACTAGTACTCCGGGAACCTATGAAGTTGCTTATAAAGTTACTGATATCGACGGAAATATATCTACTTTTACACGCACAGTCGTTGTAACAGAACCTCCTATCATTAATGGCGATAGTGAAAGCCATATAAATCCAAATGCTGTATTTGATCCAATGAATACGATGGAAGCTAAAGATAAAGAAGATGGCAACATCACACAAGACATCGAAGTGTTAAACAATCCTGTTGATGCTAGCACTCCAGGAACTTATGAAGTCACTTATGAGGTGACAGATAGCGATGGAAATAAAACCCGCTTCACTCGTACAGTGATTGTGACAGAAGCTCCTATTATTACTGGGGATAGTGAAACACATTTAACACCTAAGGATAACTTTGACCCGATGGACACTATCACCGCCAACGATAAAGAAGATGGCGATTTAACAAATCAAGTTGAAATTATCTCCAATAATGTGAATACTAATATCCCTGGTAACTATCAAACTGTCTATGAAGTTACTGATGCCGATGGAAATATAACCACTTTTACTCGTACAGTTGTTGTACAAATAATCGTTCAACCTGAAATACAACCGAGCGATATCACAAATCCACCTATTAATATCCAACCAGGAAAAACTATCGTAACAGAAAAAACATTCACCCCTAATACAGTTGAAAAAATTTCTCTTCCTAAAACTGGGGATCATTCACAAGCGCCAAATGGTCTAGCTGGTATTGGATTACTGGCTGTCGGAGTCTTTGTTTTATTACGGGGAAGAAAATAG
- a CDS encoding LPXTG cell wall anchor domain-containing protein, protein MKKTLYLLFVGLLIAQVFFPYLAKADSPEEKGTSVMLTKVEKKEEQPTKNNQFRFKVTAQLKSESEESQKTSITVSNNVSLQLENEGVILDEQNNAVGKYEINGNEIQLDVPAKQDTTISFEIATTYLEKDSELEKDTIEFSTDTNRLSSDVTLYQEPKEAFSKVEKDTTKEETSEPVEKPKTKQEKAGKTTENKAIAADEPQDVKDIFASLGYSEADSTILTGMELTYFDEDGNPVDDPTVNDYVHFKFTWAIPNDVGAEIQAGDYYTFELPDTVKITQNQTIPLDPYANVEISTDGTVKFIFTDEVQTHSNVNGTLEFDTQLNPEDIDGPGEITIKIPFEDNIPPVDINVKPAVESTIEKSGHFDKELNPDYIYWQVDINKSLDTVSNAVVNETFPPGTTFQSVEVYKVQVDLYGEVYPGSEELVTSGYTVDAAGNVTFTTPISDAYRLKYTTKIDEDAKPEAGGSKTFENTAVLVADGTELPAKASVAGSYGTLLTKQASNYDPDTQTSEWTVKYNYGEKSIAKEDATLHDVFGDSRMQLVDGSVQINIITFDEDGSEVQGRQLIEGVDYKIEMTENGFDIVFLHDIDYALKITYKTTVTDTVDDNVTLKNTISTDTGDSSNSSGGIIQQNVIKTVGTIDYDAKEVSWQVDINKNHYMMTNWQLTDQLSPGLTLLPDTFVMKDMVTGATLVENQDYSLAYDEANRQFTVKFLNTYAAGTDHDFRITYKTTFNTSVDGVDDPDRTFPNNATTTWTDENGDQHTSADGATFDPNDSAKYDGFKNGSYNATTSRITWSIGVNYDSKELENATLVDPLQGDQQYVPNSVKIYHYTVNPDGSIEKGDEVSNYGDFTITEPSEANNQTLTVRFPDDQSAAYIVEFKTTLNGEIIEPTYDNDATFTNGDAQPHHLTAEVSIQNGGDFVSKNGYQDENGFANWSITVNPSGSTLNDVVVTDNPSSNQAIDKNSIVVYRTIVKPDGSIVKNPYLPLKEGVDYSVSLTTNSTTGEQELKIEFLHQIKAPYIIEYRSFVFVNGDPNQKLTNDVSVNGNNNVTINDGDSSTVDVVVLNGSGTAVGDTGSIVFQKVNGDNEPLTGAEFRLWNKDKTIILREATIDANGELAFGNLPYGDYILEETKAPTGYTISDELANGKQITISEETTDATTPIPIVNEQNKVILQKANASGVALSGAEFKLEQNIGGTWNEIRTDETFVTDLNGKIEIDGLLPGDYRLTETFAPAGYIVNTEPIPFTISENAEGQIPDIVLGPFINYTGSIEAVKQSESGENLAGAIFEVRDVNQKVVKRVISGKNGHIAVNNLAPGKYSLVEIRAPRGYILNTKPVEITIPDTNEGDPGTIQLDPFINYKGSVELIKNSDSGAKLSGVRFDLYTEDGTLVKQDLTTNKAGEIQVANLAPGKYYFVETKAKDGYQLNSTKIEFEIAGEAAGKPTLIKLEAVNYATDDSNTPGTNGTNGTDSTNGPGNNGESIKTEQWKLPETGDTNYTLWWVSLGLILVGFASITLIRSSRKYH, encoded by the coding sequence TTGAAAAAAACTTTGTACTTGTTGTTTGTTGGCTTATTAATCGCACAGGTTTTTTTTCCATATCTTGCAAAAGCTGATAGTCCTGAGGAAAAGGGGACTAGTGTAATGCTTACTAAGGTAGAGAAAAAAGAAGAGCAACCAACGAAGAATAATCAATTTCGTTTTAAGGTAACCGCGCAACTCAAAAGTGAATCTGAGGAATCACAAAAAACAAGCATAACCGTATCAAATAATGTTTCCTTACAGCTCGAAAATGAGGGTGTTATTTTAGATGAACAAAATAATGCGGTTGGGAAATATGAAATTAATGGGAATGAGATACAATTAGATGTCCCAGCAAAACAAGATACGACCATTAGTTTTGAAATTGCAACAACTTACTTAGAAAAAGATAGTGAGCTTGAAAAAGATACCATTGAGTTTTCAACAGATACAAATCGTTTAAGTAGTGATGTTACTCTTTATCAAGAACCGAAAGAAGCATTTTCTAAAGTAGAAAAAGATACTACGAAAGAGGAGACTAGTGAGCCTGTAGAGAAACCAAAAACTAAGCAAGAAAAAGCTGGGAAAACCACGGAGAATAAAGCAATAGCAGCAGATGAGCCACAAGATGTAAAAGATATTTTTGCAAGTCTGGGCTATTCTGAGGCGGACTCTACTATTTTAACAGGAATGGAATTAACTTATTTTGATGAAGATGGCAATCCTGTTGACGATCCGACGGTAAATGACTATGTTCACTTCAAATTCACTTGGGCAATTCCAAATGATGTGGGGGCAGAAATTCAAGCAGGAGATTACTATACTTTTGAATTACCGGATACAGTAAAAATTACTCAAAATCAAACCATTCCGCTTGATCCATACGCTAATGTCGAAATTAGCACAGATGGGACTGTAAAATTTATCTTTACAGATGAGGTTCAAACTCATTCTAATGTTAATGGTACGCTAGAATTTGATACACAACTTAATCCGGAAGATATTGATGGGCCAGGAGAAATCACTATTAAAATACCGTTTGAAGATAATATTCCACCGGTAGATATTAATGTGAAGCCAGCAGTAGAAAGTACTATTGAAAAAAGTGGACATTTTGATAAAGAATTAAATCCAGATTATATTTATTGGCAAGTTGATATAAATAAGTCATTAGATACAGTTAGCAATGCAGTTGTTAACGAAACTTTTCCACCTGGGACGACATTTCAATCAGTGGAAGTTTATAAAGTGCAAGTAGACTTATATGGGGAGGTATATCCAGGAAGTGAGGAACTAGTGACTTCTGGTTATACAGTTGATGCGGCTGGAAATGTCACTTTTACAACACCAATTAGTGATGCCTATCGCTTAAAATATACTACTAAGATTGATGAAGATGCCAAACCAGAAGCCGGTGGAAGTAAAACGTTTGAAAATACAGCAGTTCTCGTGGCGGATGGGACTGAACTTCCAGCAAAAGCTTCTGTAGCGGGGTCTTATGGGACGCTTTTAACCAAGCAAGCTAGTAATTATGATCCTGATACCCAGACCTCAGAATGGACTGTCAAGTATAATTATGGTGAGAAGAGCATAGCAAAAGAAGATGCAACACTTCATGACGTATTTGGAGATAGCCGGATGCAGTTAGTGGATGGATCAGTTCAAATAAATATTATTACTTTTGATGAGGATGGATCAGAAGTTCAAGGTAGGCAATTGATCGAAGGAGTAGATTATAAGATTGAGATGACAGAAAACGGCTTTGATATTGTCTTCTTGCACGATATTGACTATGCACTTAAAATAACGTATAAAACTACGGTTACGGACACTGTAGATGATAATGTAACGCTTAAAAATACGATAAGTACCGATACAGGGGATAGTAGTAATTCGTCTGGAGGCATTATTCAGCAAAATGTAATTAAGACAGTGGGAACAATAGATTATGATGCTAAAGAAGTTTCTTGGCAGGTTGATATTAATAAAAATCATTATATGATGACAAATTGGCAATTAACGGATCAACTCAGTCCAGGCCTAACTTTATTGCCAGACACGTTTGTTATGAAAGATATGGTGACGGGGGCTACGCTTGTAGAAAATCAGGATTATTCTTTAGCCTATGATGAAGCAAATCGTCAATTCACAGTAAAATTTCTAAATACGTATGCAGCAGGAACGGACCATGATTTCCGAATAACTTACAAAACGACCTTTAACACAAGCGTAGATGGTGTGGATGATCCTGATCGCACTTTCCCAAATAATGCTACAACCACATGGACAGATGAAAATGGGGATCAACATACAAGTGCAGATGGAGCTACTTTTGATCCAAATGATTCAGCAAAATATGACGGATTTAAAAATGGTAGCTATAATGCAACTACTTCAAGGATTACTTGGTCTATTGGAGTAAACTATGACTCAAAAGAACTGGAAAATGCTACACTAGTTGATCCACTTCAAGGAGACCAACAATATGTGCCGAACTCGGTTAAAATATACCACTACACGGTTAACCCAGACGGTAGTATTGAAAAAGGGGATGAGGTTAGCAATTATGGAGATTTCACGATTACCGAACCGTCAGAAGCTAATAACCAAACGTTGACAGTCCGTTTCCCAGATGATCAGTCAGCGGCATATATTGTAGAATTTAAAACAACATTGAATGGAGAAATTATTGAGCCAACGTATGATAATGATGCAACATTTACGAATGGGGACGCGCAGCCACATCACTTGACGGCGGAAGTATCAATCCAAAATGGCGGGGACTTTGTTAGCAAAAATGGTTATCAGGATGAAAATGGTTTTGCGAACTGGTCCATTACAGTTAATCCAAGTGGTTCTACGCTAAATGATGTTGTTGTGACAGATAATCCTTCTTCCAACCAAGCAATAGATAAGAATTCCATTGTCGTCTATAGAACGATAGTAAAACCGGATGGTAGCATCGTGAAGAATCCTTACTTACCGCTTAAAGAAGGAGTAGATTATTCAGTATCATTAACAACAAACTCTACAACTGGAGAACAAGAATTAAAAATCGAGTTTTTACATCAAATTAAGGCCCCATATATAATTGAGTATCGTTCGTTTGTCTTTGTGAACGGCGATCCTAACCAAAAACTTACAAATGACGTATCTGTAAACGGGAATAACAATGTGACAATAAATGACGGTGATAGTTCAACGGTGGATGTTGTTGTGCTAAATGGCTCGGGGACAGCTGTTGGAGATACGGGCAGTATTGTTTTTCAAAAAGTAAATGGTGATAATGAGCCACTTACGGGAGCGGAATTTAGACTTTGGAATAAAGATAAAACTATTATTCTTAGAGAAGCCACCATTGATGCGAATGGAGAATTGGCTTTTGGAAACTTACCGTATGGGGATTATATTCTTGAGGAAACTAAGGCTCCCACGGGCTATACGATAAGTGATGAGCTAGCAAACGGGAAGCAAATTACTATAAGTGAGGAAACTACTGATGCAACAACGCCAATACCAATTGTAAACGAACAGAATAAAGTCATCCTTCAAAAAGCGAATGCATCTGGTGTAGCTTTGTCAGGCGCAGAATTCAAATTGGAACAAAACATTGGTGGCACATGGAATGAAATTAGAACAGATGAAACTTTTGTCACAGATCTGAATGGTAAAATCGAAATTGATGGACTTTTGCCAGGTGATTATCGCTTAACGGAAACCTTTGCTCCAGCAGGTTATATAGTAAACACCGAGCCAATTCCATTTACCATTTCTGAAAATGCAGAAGGGCAAATTCCAGATATTGTACTTGGACCATTTATCAATTACACTGGGAGCATTGAGGCTGTGAAGCAAAGTGAATCGGGGGAAAATTTAGCTGGTGCAATTTTTGAAGTGAGAGATGTAAATCAAAAAGTGGTAAAACGAGTTATTTCTGGTAAAAATGGTCATATTGCGGTAAATAATCTGGCACCAGGGAAGTATAGTTTAGTAGAAATACGCGCACCTCGTGGTTATATATTGAATACGAAACCAGTTGAAATCACTATACCTGATACAAATGAAGGTGATCCAGGTACGATTCAATTAGACCCATTTATTAACTACAAAGGAAGCGTGGAACTTATTAAGAATAGTGACTCTGGAGCCAAACTTTCTGGTGTCCGTTTTGATCTTTATACCGAAGACGGGACACTAGTGAAGCAAGATTTAACAACAAATAAAGCGGGAGAAATTCAAGTCGCTAATTTGGCACCAGGGAAGTACTATTTTGTTGAAACAAAAGCGAAGGACGGTTATCAATTAAATTCAACTAAAATTGAATTTGAGATTGCAGGTGAAGCCGCTGGAAAACCAACGCTTATTAAACTGGAAGCGGTAAATTATGCAACCGATGATTCTAATACTCCAGGAACTAATGGAACAAATGGTACAGACAGCACGAATGGACCAGGAAATAATGGAGAGAGTATCAAAACCGAGCAATGGAAACTACCAGAAACAGGTGATACGAATTATACGTTGTGGTGGGTGAGCTTAGGCTTAATATTAGTTGGTTTTGCAAGCATAACACTTATCCGTAGTTCGAGAAAATATCATTAA